The Branchiostoma lanceolatum isolate klBraLanc5 chromosome 5, klBraLanc5.hap2, whole genome shotgun sequence region GGCCGGACCGCCAAGACTTTGGCAAGACACTGACCCAACCAAAGCAGTTTTTTCACAACTGACAGCTGGGCTGTCTCTAGGCTTGGCAACAAGGGAGATCCCCACATCTTCCACATCGCTGGAAAAACTTCCACACTCCACAAGTGTCAGGAGCAGCTGGAGGCAGTCAGACACATCTTTCTCCACCCCGGACGTGTCTGCATTTGGGCTCATTTCCGCAGCTGTTTTGGGCACGCACATCAATGTGCATGGTGGGTCACTCAGAGCTTCTTCTAGGGTCTGCAACTGTGAAATGGCAGAAAGAGCATTCTTTTTCAGGCATTTTTTCGTGTTCTATAATTTACAACTGTCAGTTTCTTTCGACTGGAAAACATCATGACCACTCAAGTGCAACTTCTAAATTGATAGGTAGTACGTGCAGTTACAACAATTGATTCAGTGCAAAAGTATAGGAAATAGGAATGGTTCAAACAAAAGCGCTTTACTTGAAACTGAAGCAACATATGACAGCATCTTATCTTATAGACAAAAATAAATGCTCCCTGgacaaatgtatatgatacaaCTCTCTAAATCTAATGGGAGGTCCCACTCATTTGTTACGGTTGAGTTATGCATAGCCCGTGGGTTTGGATGTCTTTGCTGCAAACTTCCTACCTCTTCTTGACTGAGGTTTACCTCTCGCTCTTCTGAAGCTTCTGAGAGATCCAAGGACGACAGAGATTCTACACCTGATGGACAGATGAATATAAGTTAGTCGATTATTAGTTGATAAATGACATCTTCTCGTAGAGATAACTTGACAAATATTTCACATATTAATAACTGTCACTTGTTATTGTCTCTATGTTTTGCACCGATAATCCGTTTCATATTCTAATGTAGCAGTACATAAAGGCAGCATTGACTTTTAACTAAGTAGTTACACTAGCCTTTTCTCGCATAGAACGAACGCATCTGCACTTCATTACATCATGAAAGTATCATATCATAACTCCCATCCTGTTTAATGTGACTCTTTACCCCCCACTCTTGTTGATCATATAGAATAAGTAGAATTTGCAAAGTTACCGGTATTTCTTCTCAAgatcaaaaataaagaattaagGTTGCTTTACCTGATGAGAGGCAAACAGATCCCTGACTTGAGAGAGGTGAAAATGGGTCCCGTATGTGTGGCGTGGAGACCTTCAAAGGGTTAAAGAAAATAGCAATCATCTTAATCGCAAAGAACTGTATCTAGCTGAGATTTGGACAACTCTATTGACATGCCTGTAAGACAAGTAAATAGCTTCACAAACCTCATCCTGATGTGCGTCTCTGTCTTCATGGCAAACCCTGTATGGAAAAAGAAAGTCAGTTATTAGTACTTTCCTCTAGAGTGCAAAATGGGAGGTTTTCACAAGTTACATTAGGTATGTTCTCATACATGCAAAAAGGAATAAGTGTAGAGCATTGgccaaaaaaaatagaaaaaaatgatttcattatGACCAAGAGGGGTAGGTGAACAGAATGCGGAAAGAAAAAGTATGGGTACTATGTGTCTTATTTCCATACCTCTTGGCAATTTCCTTAGTTGGGGTGTCAAACTCTTCCCCTGTATCAAAGGCAAAACAAAAAAGTAAGAAGTTTGGATTTCCTGTTGGGGAAAGCTTTGAGCATTAGTAAACTATTAGAATTACTATTGAAACTATTAGAATACAACCCATAGCAAAAGCAGGAAGAAGCAGGAAGAAGCTCTTTATAGCAGTATCCTTGCATGACTGATCCAAGCAGTAACTCTTGCTGCTTGCTAACTCTTGTTAAGTAGCAGTATTTACAACACAGCCATCCACCAACACAAGAAAGGGTGTAAAAATACCAGAGATGCTGCTTGTGATGCCTCTGCCACCAGTCCTatgcaaacatacacaaatacattgtattgaaaaccagtacctgtccttggtgctgaacctggTGCAAACTGTTGTGTGGCAGCAGGGAAGGCCTCTTCTGCAACAGCTGAAATCTCTTGCTTCTGTCTGCTTTCAGTCGGCTGTTGGTTAGCCCAAGTTAATGGCATACTCATTAGGTTCTGCAAGGTTGCCTGGTATCCTTTTTGGCTGGTCATTTTTTCAGGTGTTTGGTCAGTGTTTTGTTTCGTAGCTGTTGTTGGTTCTGGCCTTACGCTAAACTGTTCATCTCTTGTTTCTTCTCTGTACACTGTATCCCAGGTGTTAAACTTGAGGTTTCTCCCTACCAGAGGCTGAGCATGGTTATCACTGCAGCTTACCACTGCCCTCTGCTGACTGGCATCGGTACTGCAGGCTTCTCCAAAATCCAGCTTTCTCCTTTTCCCAGCAGGGAGGGTCTCTCCATCAGTGGTTGAAGGAGTTGTGGTGTCGGGATGGGTGTTAGACTTTTCTGCACATCCAGAGATAACACTATAAGTTAGTAGATTACTAGTTGAGACATAGATTTGGGGATTACTAGTTTATATCCTGACAACTGTTACACATTGAGAACTATCGCTTGATATTGTCTGTGTTTTTCACCAATACTTAAGTTAAGATTCTAAATGTAATACATAAACATAGCACTGGCATGTAGTCAAGCTGCACCAGACTGGGACCTTCCTTTTCTACAAGCAAATAAACACAACTGCACTGTTAGTAAGTACTGTAAGTAAGCACTGTTAGTTTAGTGGTGCCATATCATTACTTCCTGAcagtgttatattgtatctccCAAACTCTGTTCATGGTAACTCCCCCACCCTAATTGATTATATGCGACAAGTACTAGTAAAATTTTTAAGGTTAAATTAGTGATTCTTCCTAATATCAAAAATAAAGACTCAAATGAATGAAGAATGAAGCTCTGaccattgagaaagccacatgcaaggcgaaactagtctggatgtgggctcgaataaagttctgtTTTCTGaggatgtggcgtgagtgtgtacggttgacttgcGGTTGTCCTCTACTGCTTGCCTAAAGAATTAATGTTGTTTCACCTGATGAGAGTAGCTGATCAGTAGTTGAAGGAGTGGTATTGTTGGGATGGGTGTCAGTCTTTTCAACATGCCGAGAGATGGAGCTGAGCCAGTTGTGAAGAGAAGGCCTCTCACTCTGTGCACTCTGGTGAAGCAGAATGGGACGCCGTTCCTCCTCGCGGCTCTAGGTGAAGAAGCAATACATTTTGTCAGCTGTAAAGTCCATAAACCTGACTTAAACGTATCAAACGGCCTGCCTGACTGATCATCCTCCTAGATCGCTAAGGGGGAAGGGGCAATTAGCCCCAGACAGCAAGCAAGAGAATGTGTAACACAGTCTATTTTTACAAAATACTGATAAATCATTTCATATAGTTGTGGTATTAGTAAACTTGTTCAGTAGATCGGATAATGTTTAAGACAGTGCATAATGTAATGTCTATGCAGATATTTCCATATTAGTTCTACCAATTCAAAACTAGTGCCACTTACCTACAGACACTCATTCAATTCACCgctgaaagacagcagatgctgtctgaaagtcTGACTCTGTTAGAGACTTATTCAACTGTTTTATCTGTTTTGAATAATGCAATATGTTCCTGGATACCTTCAATTAAGTCTCTACAGTACTGTAAGCATGTAGCACCTTAATTAATCACTATTATCCTCAGTTCCACTGAATCAGTGACAGAATGACAGCCCCCCATGTACACTTGAGCTTATCAGTTCTAAGCTTGAAAAGCTCAGTCACCTGCTGCCATGAGAAGAAGTCATCCcacaatgaaataaacaatagtTTATTAAAAAATGGATTTGATTTCATTGCCAAGTTTAGCTACTGGCTTCCATTAGAAGGAGTGATCTCACAATGAAATAGATAATGAAAATAATGGACTTGATGTAATGTGTTACTACACTCACTCTGTCCTGTGTGTCTCCTCTTGCAGGTGACCCCAGGCTGCTCTGACTGCTGGAGCTGAAGGTAGAAGGAGTTCTCCTGTGAAGAAACAGGCAGTCCAGATCAgctaaaaaaaggaacaaatacatgtacttgacataAAACTTGGGCTCATACAATCATCCCTTTCATGACAACTCTGCATATGTGCTTGTAGCTGTTGTTTGGATTCCTACATGTAGCCAGCATTATGACTTTAAGCTTAACTTGCCTTTTGTACATATGTCatgcaaagtacaaaatacagtTGGCCTAAAATCTCTCAAATTTTGTCTCAAATTCAAGGTCTGACTCATGAGATGAATTCAGttgcttttatttctttttctgcatCCCGATGAATGTCACAACATGATATAATTACCTACCGGTTCTGATTTCATACAagtaaaacttacacaaatgtACGAATGAATTGCTACTCAGGTTGTGATTGACAGAAATCACAGTTATAAACAGGTTTTGAGTTTTGATGAGGTACCCTTTTTAGGATTTTATGATGATCGATATTGACGCTAATGTATGCATGGCAGTACCTGCCTCCAATGTGTACAAATTGCttagatagatacagataagCTTACACGCTTCGGCCTGAAGAGGGTATCCTGGCCAGTTTCCTCTTCTTGTGAGACGAGCCAGGTGTGCGGGGCGGATTTACAATGCCCGCCACTTCAGGGTCAAAGTCATGGTTGTGTCGCAGGTCGGGGGTGTGCGGACCCTCCTCAAACTTCATCAGACTTGAGGAAGATGTAAACTTCCTGAAGGGGTCCCTGTAGTGCGCCTTTGGGCCAGGCGTGGTATAGGGGACAAAGGGGGTCTGaggaaaaagaaatcaaacaataGTCTGAATTGCAAAATTTACATTATACTGCTGAATGATATAgcatattggagttttcttttttcacaaccagtaaatcctcACCTGCAGACATTTTGgcgtctgtcagacaccttcttcagagcttctgactggagtactgcttctcgacGATATAAgtagaacacaatcccaaaagcgccaccttcatcggctactta contains the following coding sequences:
- the LOC136434633 gene encoding uncharacterized protein, producing MLDITRHVPAGYSRSHQTEAHRTGGRIKSRLTATFCCIFSRFHRVWETFVKQKAALQDILCTMNWVGGARSRLRMKYEKKQQKDYFERKRYARQVKTVRPLSPGAAHRKGGISQDLLYLHTLNTAHSMDRKGCVSAPSSRQVNKVDLSKAGGSFPMRRQEDLELPNMSPDYSKTPSRLQLADSADSKPPCQHYQSYDDWLTSGKVGADTSDSEVHLFDQSARLRAAVANTSDREAQSHGTPFVPYTTPGPKAHYRDPFRKFTSSSSLMKFEEGPHTPDLRHNHDFDPEVAGIVNPPRTPGSSHKKRKLARIPSSGRSVRTPSTFSSSSQSSLGSPARGDTQDRSREEERRPILLHQSAQSERPSLHNWLSSISRHVEKTDTHPNNTTPSTTDQLLSSEKSNTHPDTTTPSTTDGETLPAGKRRKLDFGEACSTDASQQRAVPTESRQKQEISAVAEEAFPAATQQFAPGSAPRTGFAMKTETHIRMRCRISVVLGSLRSFRRARGKPQSRRGRKFAAKTSKPTGYA